One genomic segment of Drosophila melanogaster chromosome 3R includes these proteins:
- the Sfp93F gene encoding seminal fluid protein 93F, protein MLIARLGFLLCSLGLATAICQPNGQSCKSHADCCSTMCLTQLGQCSPKRGDQW, encoded by the exons ATGTTGATTGCCCGACTTGGATTCTTGTTGTGCTCATTGGGCCTTGCAACTGCCATATGTCAACCGAATGGGCAAAGT TGTAAGTCGCATGCGGATTGCTGCTCCACGATGTGCCTGACCCAACTGGGTCAGTGTTCACCCAAAAGGGGAGATCAGTGGTAA
- the CG42869 gene encoding uncharacterized protein, protein MLIARLAFLVSILGIVVGFQKLDSTSSPTTTSTMRSAPYCQPSGGYCRMHMDCCSRMCIQVSAECR, encoded by the exons ATGTTGATAGCCCGACTGGCGTTTTTAGTCTCTATTCTGGGCATTGTGGTTGGGTTCCAGAAACTGGACTCCACTTCCAGTCCCACGACTACCAGCACTATGAGGTCTGCCCCTTATTGTCAGCCAAGTGGAGGATAT TGTCGGATGCATATGGATTGCTGTTCGCGAATGTGCATTCAAGTGTCAGCAGAGTGTCGCTAG
- the CG42870 gene encoding uncharacterized protein has product MKLSIAFNIVIRMLLGMAIAFPTHQFVPHIPYGMDDFYPFLARNSTDVLPLSTNLTQIERLGWADKCVQFRNKCTLAEHCCSLRCLKRIYRCIT; this is encoded by the exons atgaagcTTAGTATTGCATTTAATATTGTGATTCGGATGCTTTTGGGCATGGCCATCGCTTTTCCCACTCATCAGTTCGTGCCACACATACCTTATGGCATGGATGACTTTTACCCGTTTCTTGCCAGAAATTCCACCGATGTGCTGCCGTTGTCTACAAATCTAACTCAA ATTGAACGACTAGGATGGGCCGATAAATGTGTGCAGTTTAGAAATAAGTGCACATTAGCAGAGCATTGTTGCAGTCTTAGATGCCTGAAACGTATTTATCGATGCATTACCTAA
- the CG34034 gene encoding uncharacterized protein yields MSSISTIIGLCLLFFMLSNVDAYGQKCSPVFGNCNMHTDCCSGKCLTYGSRCGYPAHRLKETYLSASEFQSIKKQRAHSNNDEVKVIGLPSESEPSNVFFKIDSAAKCHNVGEPCSRGEECCNLRCHSYMHRCVT; encoded by the exons ATGTCGTCGATTTCTACGATCATTGGATTGTGTCTTTTGTTCTTTATGCTGAGCAATGTGGATGCTTATGGGCAAAAATGTAGTCCAGTCTTTGGAAAT TGCAACATGCATACAGATTGCTGCAGCGGAAAATGCTTAACCTACGGCTCACGTTGTGGCTATCCTGCGCACCGtcttaaagaaacatatttGAGTGCCAGTGAATTTCAGAGTATCAAAAAACAACGGGCACATTCAAACAATGATGAGGTGAAAGTTATTGGTCTACCTAGTGAGTCAGAACCAtcgaatgttttttttaagattgATTCGGCAGCAAAATGCCACAATGTTGGTGAACCC TGCTCCCGGGGTGAAGAATGCTGTAATTTGAGATGTCACTCATATATGCACAGATGTGTCACCTAA
- the CG5849 gene encoding uncharacterized protein, isoform B, translating to MITPPSGVVVLVTLGLLVSGSMGERERSLRLPNATYPLFYQLHISSDIHKGQLLFSGNATIDVAIRQSTNEIVLHAKNLTDIQITVHRLMAEGSEIVDDLTHTLHPTAALLIIHPIENYQAFEEGQQYRLEILYTAIMASRPAGLYYMDYRDEENNHTVYVAATQCEPTYGRLIFPCYDEPGFKSNFSIKITHGSSHSAISNMPVKEVLAHGDLKTTSFHTTPPISTYLVAFVISDFGSISETYRGITQSIYTSPTSKEKGQVALKNAVRTVAALEDYFGVSYPLPKLDHVALKKNYGAAMENWGLITYKDVNLLKNISSDGQKRKLDLITQNHEIAHQWFGNLVSPEWWTYTWMNEGFATYFSYVITDLIYPNDKMMDMFMTHEADSAYSYNSFFDVHPMSHYVEGEKDIMGVFDIISYKRGACVIKMFHHAFRQKLFVRGISHFLEK from the exons ATGATTACGCCGCCGTCGGGAGTGGTAGTGTTGGTGACCCTGGGCCTGCTGGTCAGCGGATCCATGGGTGAAAGGGAGCGATCCTTGCGACTGCCCAACGCCACCTATCCGCTGTTCTACCAACTGCACATATCCAGTGATATTCACAAGGGCCAACTGCTCTTTAGCGGAAATGCCACCATTGACGTAGCCATCCGGCAATCGACGAACGAGATAGTGCTGCACGCCAAAAACTTAACCGATATTCAGATTACTGTTCACCGGTTGATGGCCGAAGGATCCGAGATCGTGGACGATCTAACACATACACTGCATCCCACTGCTGCTTTGCTCATCATTCACCCAATCGAAAATTACCAGGCCTTCGAGGAGGGGCAACAATATCGTCTGGAGATTCTCTACACGGCTATTATGGCATCGCGTCCCGCCGGACTTTACTACATGGATTATCGGGATGAGGAGAACAACCACACCGT ATACGTAGCCGCCACGCAATGTGAGCCAACATATGGTCGTCTAATATTTCCCTGCTACGATGAGCCGGGCTTTAAGTCAAACTTTAGCATTAAAATTACCCACGGTAGTAGTCATTCCGCCATATCCAATATGCCAGTGAAGGAAGTACTAGCTCACGG tGACTTGAAAACCACTTCATTTCACACAACCCCACCGATTTCAACCTACCTTGTGGCTTTTGTCATCTCCGATTTTGGAAGCATATCTGAGACTTATCGTGGGATCACTCAAAGCATCTATACCTCGCCAACTTCCAAGGAAAAAGGTCAAGTTGCACTGAAAAATGCTGTGCGAACAGTGGCTGCACTCGAGGACTACTTCGGGGTTTCCTATCCTTTGCCAAAACTGGATCACGTGGCGCTTAAGAAGAACTATGGAGCAGCCATGGAGAACTGGGGTCTAATCACTTATAAGGACGTTAACTTGCTTAAAAACATTTCGTCGGATGGACAGAAACGAAAGTTGGACTTGATCACCCAGAACCACGAGATCGCACACCAGTGGTTCGGCAACTTGGTGTCCCCGGAGTGGTGGACATACACTTGGATGAATGAGGGATTCGCCACTTATTTTAGCTATGTGATAACTGATTTG ATATACCCCAATGACAAAATGATGGACATGTTTATGACCCATGAGGCAGATAGTGCATACAGCTACAACAGCTTCTTTGATGTCCATCCAATGTCCCATTACGTCGAGGGTGAAAAGGACATCATGGGTGTATTCGACATTATCTCCTATAAGCGAGGTGCATGCGTGATCAAGATGTTTCATCACGCCTTTCGTCAGAAGCTCTTCGTGCGTGGTATCAGTCACTTTCTGGAGAAATA G
- the CG5849 gene encoding uncharacterized protein, isoform A gives MITPPSGVVVLVTLGLLVSGSMGERERSLRLPNATYPLFYQLHISSDIHKGQLLFSGNATIDVAIRQSTNEIVLHAKNLTDIQITVHRLMAEGSEIVDDLTHTLHPTAALLIIHPIENYQAFEEGQQYRLEILYTAIMASRPAGLYYMDYRDEENNHTVYVAATQCEPTYGRLIFPCYDEPGFKSNFSIKITHGSSHSAISNMPVKEVLAHGDLKTTSFHTTPPISTYLVAFVISDFGSISETYRGITQSIYTSPTSKEKGQVALKNAVRTVAALEDYFGVSYPLPKLDHVALKKNYGAAMENWGLITYKDVNLLKNISSDGQKRKLDLITQNHEIAHQWFGNLVSPEWWTYTWMNEGFATYFSYVITDLIYPNDKMMDMFMTHEADSAYSYNSFFDVHPMSHYVEGEKDIMGVFDIISYKRGACVIKMFHHAFRQKLFVRGISHFLEKYRYSVANELNLFDALHSELQDDEYFSHQPWASRIREIMLSWTHSEWLPILVVTRNYENNTITFTQRSVHMKDELWWIPINFATTQSPNFEDTQVDMFMPPQPQYTVSLEDLNIHVSGRDWIMVNKQHTGFYLVRYDTDNLMAIARQLQTNHSVIHPINRLGLFRDLGPLIEHNEIEQVEVVFELLKYLELEEDVLTWNQLQDTIECLTRNLHGTSSQSLFNEFVRRLVGPTFRRVYVEQGVNLAEDGMFRGILEIACSADLPECLEYTRRLAKEHIIDKIYFKDGSDYHAIIDSVLCMGVRYLSDQDFQRIIDMMQEIDRASVYYDDIIYALRCTQSHRHLLYYLEGLMGENSTHMVLSEFEDLMYLLYIYKSNLASRPVIWQYIERNYKVLCRAPNFLEHFKQLAGFVPRHQRSHFERLRQTIANHMMQEGLNTNQTLIEVDSPLVGKKMKITENFQDKFEQQIHKWLLNELPQATSRSDALLSASLSAANGSSRPQGVLKEATRVLRSALRIVDMYR, from the exons ATGATTACGCCGCCGTCGGGAGTGGTAGTGTTGGTGACCCTGGGCCTGCTGGTCAGCGGATCCATGGGTGAAAGGGAGCGATCCTTGCGACTGCCCAACGCCACCTATCCGCTGTTCTACCAACTGCACATATCCAGTGATATTCACAAGGGCCAACTGCTCTTTAGCGGAAATGCCACCATTGACGTAGCCATCCGGCAATCGACGAACGAGATAGTGCTGCACGCCAAAAACTTAACCGATATTCAGATTACTGTTCACCGGTTGATGGCCGAAGGATCCGAGATCGTGGACGATCTAACACATACACTGCATCCCACTGCTGCTTTGCTCATCATTCACCCAATCGAAAATTACCAGGCCTTCGAGGAGGGGCAACAATATCGTCTGGAGATTCTCTACACGGCTATTATGGCATCGCGTCCCGCCGGACTTTACTACATGGATTATCGGGATGAGGAGAACAACCACACCGT ATACGTAGCCGCCACGCAATGTGAGCCAACATATGGTCGTCTAATATTTCCCTGCTACGATGAGCCGGGCTTTAAGTCAAACTTTAGCATTAAAATTACCCACGGTAGTAGTCATTCCGCCATATCCAATATGCCAGTGAAGGAAGTACTAGCTCACGG tGACTTGAAAACCACTTCATTTCACACAACCCCACCGATTTCAACCTACCTTGTGGCTTTTGTCATCTCCGATTTTGGAAGCATATCTGAGACTTATCGTGGGATCACTCAAAGCATCTATACCTCGCCAACTTCCAAGGAAAAAGGTCAAGTTGCACTGAAAAATGCTGTGCGAACAGTGGCTGCACTCGAGGACTACTTCGGGGTTTCCTATCCTTTGCCAAAACTGGATCACGTGGCGCTTAAGAAGAACTATGGAGCAGCCATGGAGAACTGGGGTCTAATCACTTATAAGGACGTTAACTTGCTTAAAAACATTTCGTCGGATGGACAGAAACGAAAGTTGGACTTGATCACCCAGAACCACGAGATCGCACACCAGTGGTTCGGCAACTTGGTGTCCCCGGAGTGGTGGACATACACTTGGATGAATGAGGGATTCGCCACTTATTTTAGCTATGTGATAACTGATTTG ATATACCCCAATGACAAAATGATGGACATGTTTATGACCCATGAGGCAGATAGTGCATACAGCTACAACAGCTTCTTTGATGTCCATCCAATGTCCCATTACGTCGAGGGTGAAAAGGACATCATGGGTGTATTCGACATTATCTCCTATAAGCGAGGTGCATGCGTGATCAAGATGTTTCATCACGCCTTTCGTCAGAAGCTCTTCGTGCGTGGTATCAGTCACTTTCTGGAGAAATA TCGTTATAGCGTGGCCAATGAGCTGAACCTCTTCGATGCCCTGCATTCGGAGCTCCAGGATGACGAGTACTTTTCGCATCAGCCATGGGCGTCCCGGATAAGGGAGATTATGCTCTCGTGGACGCATAGCGAATGGTTGCCCATTTTGGTGGTCACTCGGAACTACGAGAACAACACCATCACGTTTACCCAGCGATCAGTTCACATGAAGGATGAGCTATGGTGGATACCAATAAATTTTGCCACCACACAGTCGCCCAACTTCGAGGACACCCAAGTGGATATGTTTATGCCACCCCAACCACAGTATACGGTATCACTGGAGGATCTGAATATCCATGTCAGCGGCAGGGATTGGATAATGGTGAATAAGCAGCACACCGGTTTCTATCTCGTCCGCTACGATACAGATAATCTAATGGCCATTGCCAGGCAGCTGCAGACGAATCACTCGGTCATCCATCCAATAAATCGACTTGGTCTCTTTCGAGATCTGGGTCCCCTGATCGAACATAATGAAATCGAGCAAGTGGAAGTAGTGTTCGAGTTGCTAAAGTACCTTGAGCTTGAGGAGGATGTGCTGACTTGGAATCAGTTGCAAGATACGATAGAGTGTCTAACACGAAACTTGCATGGCACCTCCTCCCAGAGCCTCTTCAATGAGTTTGTACGCCGCCTGGTTGGCCCGACTTTTCGACGAGTTTACGTGGAACAAGGTGTAAATTTAGCTGAAGATGGGATGTTCCGTGGGATTCTAGAAATCGCCTGCTCTGCGGATCTTCCCGAGTGCCTGGAATACACACGTCGCCTGGCTAAGGAGCATATAATcgataaaatttattttaaagatgGATCAGACTACCATGCCATAATCGATTCCGTGTTATGCATGGGAGTTCGGTATCTAAGCGATCAGGACTTCCAAAGGATAATTGATATGATGCAGGAAATAGATCGAGCTTCGGTATACTATGATGACATTATATATGCCCTCCGGTGCACGCAGAGTCATCGGCATCTGTTATACTATCTGGAAGGTCTGATGGGTGAAAACTCCACCCATATGGTCCTTTCCGAATTCGAAGATTTGATGTATCTCCTCTACATATACAAGTCGAATCTGGCCTCTCGTCCGGTCATCTGGCAGTATATCGAGCGCAACTACAAGGTGCTCTGTCGAGCACCAAACTTTTTAGAGCACTTTAAACAGCTCGCTGGATTTGTGCCCAGACATCAGAGATCACAT TTTGAGAGGCTACGCCAGACAATTGCGAACCACATGATGCAGGAGGGTCTTAATACGAACCAAACGCTGATCGAGGTCGATTCTCCGCTGGTGGGCAAAAAGATGAAAATCACCGAAAATTTCCAGGACAAGTTCGAGCAGCAGATCCACAAATGGCTGCTCAATGAGCTTCCTCAGGCGACCAGCAGAAGTGATGCCCTTTTGTCCGCCTCCCTCAGCGCGGCCAATGGGTCAAGTCGTCCTCAAGGAGTCCTAAAGGAGGCGACTAGGGTGTTGCGCAGTGCGTTACGAATAGTAGATATGTATAGGTGA